Part of the Flavobacterium alkalisoli genome is shown below.
CCGAGAATTATTGTATGATTTATGATGTAAGGCCTAAAGCCTGCAGGGAATTTCCGCATACCGACAGGAAGAAGTTTCAGCAGATAGCCAACCTTACCCTAAAAAATGTAGCCATTTGCCCTGCCGCTTATAATATAGTGGAGGAAATGAAAAAGAAAATAGTATAACATTTATGAAAACCATAAAAAGATTATCGCTGCTTTATATACTTGCTTTTGCAGTGTCATGTTCCCTGTTTTTTATAAACTTTAATGTGGTTGAGTCTTCCTGGGAAGTAAAAGTGTTTGAAGTGTTAACCATATCATTTTTACTCTTTGTAGCCCTGACCATAATTTATTTTATCACACAATTAATAATAAAGCTTGTAAAAGCTGTTCAAATAAAAAAGCCTTCTCAAAAATAGGGAAGGCTTTTGTCTTATTTATACAGTTTTGTTAGGCTGCCACTTCTTCATGGTATTTCAACTCACTGATAATACTTTGTATGTGTTCAATTTTTTCGTCGATATATTCAAGCAATGCTTCAATATTATCCTTAAGCATATTAAAGAAGTCGATAACCTGATCGATGTAGCCTTTTGCTTTTTCAATCATTCTTATAATGTACTGTATTACATTGTCTACTGTTTCTGATATATTCATGGCTAATTTTTTTGATATTAATACTTAGCAGAAAATTACAAAACTATATCAGCAACTAAAAGAACTTTGTAATAACATTAAGAATTTTGATTGTTATCCGGCGTAAATAAGATATTTTTTTCGGGTTTGCTTAAAGTCGGCTAATCCTTTTTTCCAGCTTTCTCTTATTTCTGTTTCGCTTTTACCTGCTTCAATCTGTTCCTGAAGTTTTTTCGTTCCGGCAAGCTTTGTAAAGAAAGGTATAAAAAACTTCGATTTATCCTCAGTATGCTTATAAGCATCAATAAGCCATTTAAGTTCAAGCTGATTTACATTTTTAATGGTTGAAAGATCTTCTCCGTAACAGGTTTTACCATTATACAGCGGATCTTTTGCACCTTCATTAGGTACTGGTGTAAAGTTGAATCCTTTTTTTGGCAGATAAGGAGAGCCATATATCTGGAACTGCTTGTTTGTGCCACGCCCAACACTAATATTGGTTCCTTCAAAAAAACAAAGGCTGGGATAAAGATTAATAGCCTGGTCATTAGGCAGGTTTGGGGAAGGCTTTACAGGTAAATGATATTCCATGTCTCTATTGTAGTTAAGGCATGGTATAATTGTAAGCCTGCACTGAATACCATCCTTTAGCCATTTTTCACCATTAATCATTTTGGCATACTCCCCTATGGTCATTCCGTGAAGTACAGGAATAGGGTGCATACCCACAAAACTGGTGTTTTCTTTTTCCAGAACAGGGCCGTCAACAATACTTCCGTTAGGGTTTGGCCTGTCTAATACAATAACCTGAATATTATTTTCGGCACAGGCCTCCATTACATAATGTAAAGATGATATATAGGTGTAAAAACGTGCCCCTACATCCTGAAGGTCAAAAAGCATTATGTCTATTCCCTGAAGCTGTTCCGGTTTCGGTTTTTTGTTGTTACCGTATAATGATACTATGGGTAATCCTGTTTGTGTGTCTTTTCCGTCTTTAACGTGCTCGCCGGCATCTGCTGTTCCTCTAAAACCATGCTCGGGAGCATATATTGCTTTCAGGTTTACCTTTTGACCTACTAAAAAATCTACTATATGAGTAGGATTCCCATTAATTGTCATGGTACCTGTCTGATTGGTGACAATGCCAACTTTCTTGTCTTTTAATATAGGTAAATAAGTGGTGTGATTCTCAGCTCCTGTTTTAATATCGGCAACAAACAGATCTTTGGCTGTAATTTTGCCATTGTCCTGTTTTTCTTCTTTATGACTT
Proteins encoded:
- a CDS encoding exo-beta-N-acetylmuramidase NamZ family protein; this translates as MVSYSLLKNTFLFSFILIGACGNSISSQNPKIESHKEEKQDNGKITAKDLFVADIKTGAENHTTYLPILKDKKVGIVTNQTGTMTINGNPTHIVDFLVGQKVNLKAIYAPEHGFRGTADAGEHVKDGKDTQTGLPIVSLYGNNKKPKPEQLQGIDIMLFDLQDVGARFYTYISSLHYVMEACAENNIQVIVLDRPNPNGSIVDGPVLEKENTSFVGMHPIPVLHGMTIGEYAKMINGEKWLKDGIQCRLTIIPCLNYNRDMEYHLPVKPSPNLPNDQAINLYPSLCFFEGTNISVGRGTNKQFQIYGSPYLPKKGFNFTPVPNEGAKDPLYNGKTCYGEDLSTIKNVNQLELKWLIDAYKHTEDKSKFFIPFFTKLAGTKKLQEQIEAGKSETEIRESWKKGLADFKQTRKKYLIYAG